ACGCTCGACACACGCAACAGCCTGATCCTCGGCGGCGGCTGGTACGAAGACCGGGTCAACAGCAGCACTGCGTTCGATGAAGACAGCCGCTGGAACCGCGCCGCGTTCATCCAGCATCGTTATCAGGCGGACAGTTTCTCCACCGAGATCGGCCTGCGCCACGACGACAATCAGCAGTTCGGCAGCCAAAACACCTGGAGTGGCACCTTCACCCTGCCGCTCAATCCGGATAACGACGTGCTGCTGAGCTACAGCGAAGGTTTCCGCGCGCCGACCTTCAACGACCTGTACTACCCGGATTTCAGCAATCCCGACCTGAAGCCGGAAACCTCGAAAAGCTATGAGCTGCAATGGCGCAGTCAACTGAGCGACAGCGCGCGTCTGGAAGCCTCGATTTACCGCACCGACCTGGAAGACGCGATCATCTTCGGCAGCAACTCACGCCCGCAGAACGTTGCGTCGGCGCGGATCAATGGCTTTGAAGCGGCGCTGAAGCAGGAGCTGTTTGGCTGGCAGAGCAATCTCGGCGTGGCGATCATTGACCCGCGAGATCGCGATACCGGGCATACGCTGGCGCGACGGGCGCGGCGCACGGCCAGTTGGGATCTTGATCGGCAGTTCGATCGCTTGGGTGTGGGCGCCAGTTGGCAATTGGTCAGCGGCAGTTACGACGACTTGAACAACACCCAGGCGCTGGGTGGCTACGGCACACTCGGATTGCGCAGCAGTTGGGCACTGAACCGTGAGATCAAGCTGGATCTTAAGGTGGATAACCTGCTGGACAAGGGTTACAGCCGGGCGAACTACAGCTATGACGGCGCGCAGTATGGCTATCGCGAGGAAGGTCGAGCGTGGATGTTCGGGGTGACATGGACCCCGGAAATTCGCTGAGATCCAATGTAGGAGCTGCCGAAGGCTGCGATCTTTTGATCTTGATCTTCGGCGGCTCCGACACCGCCAAAAACAAAGTCAAAAGATCGCAGCCTTCGGCAGCTCCTACATGTCCGGCGCGATCAATTGGCAGAGCTTGGCGGTCGCACTGATCATCTGACCACTGGGCCTTTCCAGACCTTTATCACTGACCAGCAACAACCGCCCCTGCCTGACCGCCGCCACCTGCGGCCAGGCCTTCCACGCCCCTAGCTGGGCCTGATCACCGACGACAATCACCTCGGGATCACGCTGCAATACCGCCTCGACACTCACCTGCGGCGCCGGCAGATTCAGGTCGGCGAACACATTGCGCGCGCCGCACACCTCGAGCGCATCGCTGATGATCTGCCCGCCACCGACGGTGTACAGCGGCTTGTCCCAGACTTGATAGAAAACCCGTAGCGGTTCGTCACGGCGATAACGCTGGCGCAGATCATTCAGCTGCTTGCGCAATTCGGTCGCTCGTTTCGCCCCACGTTCAGGACGCCCGAGCTGTCCGGCAATGGCCTCAATCTGTGTTGCCAGTTGCGCCAACGTGAGCGGCTCGGCGACGAAGGTGGGGATGTTCAGACGTTTGAGCTGATCACGCTGCCCCGCGCCGACACTGCCGGGCCAGAGCAGCAACAAGTCCGGCTGGAGACTGAGCAGGCGTTCCATGTCGAGCTGACCATAGCGCCCCACGGAGGGAACATTGGCAATCGCCGCCGGCCGCTCGCCCGCATCCAGTACGCCGACCAGCAGGTCGGCGGAATCCAGTTCAACGACGATTTCAGACAGCGAGGGCGCGAGGCTGACCACCCGCAATGCAGCCAGCGCCGGGCTGCTCAGGGCGAGCAGCAGAACCGCCAGCCACAGCCGACGCATCAACCGAGTTGACGCGGAATACGGTAGAGGTAGAACAGCACTGCGGTCGACAGCGCCAGCAGCATCAACGGCACGGCTTCGAGGCCGACGAACACCGCCAGCGCGCCAGTCCACGCCGGCAAAGACGCCACCAGCAACGCCGCACGCCGACGCGCCGCAAGCGCAATCCAGGCGGCGGGTTCATCGGCAGTATCGAGGGCTTTTTGCGTGGCGATCAGCGCGTGTTTGTAGCGAGCAAAGTACTTCAGGCTGACAAACATCGAGGCCACGCCAGCGATGAACAAAGGCATCGCCAGCACCGGCAACAAGCCTTGGCCTTCGCCAAACAGCGCATTGAGCACGAACAGCGGCAACAGGGCCAACGCCAGGTATTGCCACCAGGCCACCGACAACCGCCGCCGCACCTGGCCGCGGGTCACGCGCGGTCGGCCTCGCCCTGATGCTCGTTGCCCATCATATGGTCGAGCTTGCTGGCCTTGGTCGCCAGGTAGAGTTTGTTGTGCGGATTGTGGCCGGTGTGCAGCGGCACGCGTTCGGCGACGACGATGCCCATGTCGGTCAGCGCTTTGACCTTGCGCGGGTTGTTGGTCATCAAGCGCAGGGATTTCACGCCTAGGTGTTCGAGCATCGGCAGGCACATGGCGTAGTCGCGCTGATCGGCAGCAAAGCCCAGACGCTCGTTGGCTTCCACGGTGTCGGCGCCGCCGTCCTGCAACTCGTAGGCGCGAATCTTGTTCAGCAGCCCGATGCCGCGGCCTTCCTGACGCAGATACAGCAGCACGCCACGGCCTTCGCGGGCGATAGCCTGCAGCGCGGCTTCCAGTTGCGAGCCGCAGTCGCAACGCTGGCTGAACAAGGCATCGCCGGTCAGGCATTCGGAGTGCAGGCGACCGAGTACCGGGGCACCGTCGGCAATCTCACCGAGGCTCAACACGACGTGCTCACGCCCGGTGCTCTCATCAAGAAAGCCGTGCATGGTGAATTGCGCAAAAGGCGTTGGCAGCTTGGAAGCGGCGACGAAGACGACAGGCACCGATGTGCTCCTGATCTAGAAGACTGAAAATTCGCAGGCCGGCATTGTAACAGCAGGTTCCTGTAGACGCTTAGGCTGAATTATCGGGCATAACGATCAAAATGTTTGATGACAATGCCGCTGACCCCCTGCCCTCTGTAGGAGCTGTCGAGTGCAACGAGGCTGCGATCTTTTGATCTGCTGCTTGTAGATCAAGATCAAAAGATCGCAGCCTCGTTGCACTCGTCAGCTCCTACAAGGTATGTGGTCGGCTTCAGTTCGGGTTGAACGGATACGGCTGCTGCCACTTCTCGAAGATCGGTTTCAGCTCTCCGCTCTTGACCAGTTCCGCCATGCGCCGGTCATACAGCGCCATCAACGTCCGGGCCTGCGCGGTATCGGCGAAACCGAGAAACAGCGGCAATTCAGCCAGATGCGAATAACGGTACTGCGTCGGATCCGCGGCATCGCGCACAACCGCCTGAACCTCGGTCAGTGCGTCGATGTAGTAATCGGCCCGTCCCTGCTTGAGCATCAGCAGAATGCCGGTGCGCCGTTCGATCTGGTTGAAGCGCTTGATGTTCGGCAGATAATTTTCGTAGCGGTAGCCGCGCACCCAGGCCAGGCGGTATTTGCCCAAAGTCGCCTGGGTCGGCGGCGGGCTGCTCGCCAGGCCCAGCGCGTAGACGTGATCGGAATCGAATTTCCACTGCGGGTACAGCACCTGCGTGGCTTCGTCGCGGTAGGAGCCGACCAGCGCGTCGACTTCCTTCAACTGCACCAGCCCGATCGAACGGGTGTACGGCACGGTGCGAATGTCCAGCATCACCCCGGCCGGTTCGAACACTTTGCGCAGAACGTCCCAGGCCAGACCATGACCATCAGCGGCGGTGTAGTCTTCCCATTCTTCGCTGGCCAGATGGATAACCGCAGGCACAGGCGAGGCGGCCTGCGCATGGGCGAACGTGCCCAGCAGAGCCAGAACCAGCAGCGCCAAGCCGCGTCGCAGCATTGCTTGTTTCCTCACGTGAGTCGAATCAGGCAAATATCCATACCAGCCCTTGCATCGCCGCCCATGCAAACACGCCGGCCAGCACATCGTCGAGCATGATGCCGACGCCGCCGTGCACATGTTTATCGATCCAGCGGATCGGCCACGGTTTGAGAACATCGAAGAAGCGGAACACCAGAAAACCGGCGAGCAGCCAGTACCAGCCTTCCGGCACCAGCCACAAGGTTATCCACATGCCGACCATTTCGTCCCAGACGATGCCTTCGTGGTCGTGCACGCGCAAATCGTCGGCCACTTTGCCGCACAGCCAGAAGCCGAACAGCATGGTGATGCCGAGCATCAGCCAGTAACCCCAGTCGGGGAGCATCTGCCACAACGGAATGAACGGCAGCGCCACCAGCGAGCCCCACGTGCCAGGCGCCTTGGGCAAGGTGCCGGAGCCGAAGCCGAATGCGAGGAAATGCCACGGATTGCGCCAGACCGAAGGAGGCACGAACTCGGCAGGAACCTGTTTCGGGTGATCTGTCACGGTGTCTCCTGAAAATGTTGGTAGCCGCGAATTTGCGGGGTGATGTCGCGCCCATCGCGATCCAGCAGAACCACGCCGTCGCCCGACGCCACACGCCCGATCACATGGATCGGCCAGCCGTCGCCCTGCAGTGCCGGCAACTCGGCGGACGGCAAGGTGAAGGCCAGCACGTAGTCATCGCCTCCGCTCAATGCCGCGCGCTCGGCACCGCGCTGACCGAGAAATGCGACTAAAGCATCCGACAACGGTACGCGCTCGCGTTCAATCTCAAGTCGTACCTTCGATGCCAGCGCGATATGCCCGCAATCGGCGAGCAGGCCGTCGGAGATGTCCAGCGCCGCCGTGGCCTTGCCGCGCAGGGCCAGACCGAGCGCCAGTTGTGGTTGCGGCGACCAGTAATGATCGAGCAGAGGCTGGCCGACCTCGGGCGCGGCATCACGCTGGCCCAGCACCAGCGGCAAGGCGCCGGCAGCGTTGCCCAGTTCGCCGCCGACGCAGAGCAGATCACCGGCCTGCGCACCGCTGCGGGTCAAGGCCTGACCAGCCGGTACGCGGCCGAACACGGTGACGGTCAGGCTCAACGGCCCGCGCGTGGTGTCGCCGCCGACCAGGGATACGCCGCAGCCTTGCGCCATGTGGTTCAAACCACGGGCATAGGCTTGCAGCCAATCGGCAGTCACCGTCGGTAAAGTCAGGGCAAGGGTAAAGGCAACGGGCGTGGCGCCCATGGCGGCCAGATCGCTGACCGCGACGGCCAGCGAGCGCTGACCGAGCAGAAACGGATCGCAGGGGTCGGCGAAATGCACACCGGCCACCAGCGTATCGGTGGAAACCGCCAGCTGTTCCCCAGCGGGAACCGCCAGCAAGGCGCAGTCGTCGCCGATCCCCAAAGCAACGCCTTCGCCGCCCTGCGCACAAGGCGCGGCGGCGAAGAAATTGCGGATCAGCTCAAACTCGCCCATGGCCGAGGAAAAGTATTCAAGCGCCGATCAGCGCTTGAACGCCTTCACTTCAGCTTCACGCAGGCGCGGGGCCAGCTTGTCGAGCACGCCGTTGACGAACTTGTGGCCGTCGGTCGAACCGAACACCTTGGCCAGCTCGATACCTTCGTTGATCACAACGCGGTACGGCACGTCGACGCGCTTGAGCAGCTCCCAGGTCGACAGGCGCAGAACCGCCAGTTCAACCGGGTCCAGCTCTTCGATCGCCAAATCCAGGCACGGCGTCAGGGCGGTGTCGATTTCGGTCTTGAACTGCGGAACCCCGTGGAGGATTTCGCGGAAGTAGGCACCGTCGACATCGGTGAAATCGTTATCAACGCGAAACTGCGCTTCGATCTCGTTCAGCGATTGCCGGGCCATGTGCCACTGGTACAGTGCCTGGGTCGCGAGCTGACGGGCTTCGCGACGCTTGGCGCTCTTCGACGGCTTGCCGGCATCCGCAGGTTTCGGATCGCGCGGGTTGAAACGATCGCTTTCGTCGCTAATCACTTGGCCTCCAACTGCGCCAGCAGGCTGACCATTTCCAGAGCGGACAGGGCAGCTTCGGCACCTTTGTTACCGGCCTTGGTGCCGGAACGTTCGATGGCTTGTTCGATGGAATCAACGGTCAGCACGCCGAATGCGACCGGTACGCCGAATTCCATGGAGACCTGGGCCAGGCCTTTGGTGCACTCGCCAGCCACGTATTCGAAGTGCGGAGTACCGCCACGAATGACCGCGCCGAGGGCGATGATGGCTGCGAACTCGCCTTTCTGGGCGACTTTCTGCGCAACCAGCGGGATTTCGAAGGCGCCCGGGGCGCGGATGATGGTGATGTCGCTTTCGCTCACGCCGTGGCGAACCAGGGCATCAACGGCACCGCTGACCAGGCTTTCAACCACGAAGCTGTTGAAGCGGCCCACTACCAGAGCGTAGCGGCTTTTAGGGGCGATGAAGGTACCTTCGATGGTCTTCAGGGTCATTCGTCAGTTCTCTTAAAGAGCCGGGACGCGTCTGCTACGCGTCCCTCAGTGATTATTTGCCGCGAATCGGAGTCCGGAAACAGCCGGTCATTATTCGGAGGGCACGTATTCTACAACTTCCAGATCGAAACCGGATATCGCATTGAACTTCATCGGTGCCGACATCAAGCGCATTTTGCGCACGCCGAGGTCTCGCAGGATCTGCGAACCGGCACCGACGATGCTGTAGGTGGTCGGTTTTTTCGTCGGCGCCTGATCAGCGGTTTCACGGATATGCGCCAGCAGCACGTCGCCATCGAGCGGGTGACCGAGCAGCAGCACCACACCGCTGCCCGCCTCGGCGACCGCAGCCATGGCGGCGCGCAGGCTCCAGCGCCCCGGTTGCTTGACCATCAGCAGGTCGCGCAGCGGGTCCATGTTGTGCACACGAACCAGGGTCGGCTCTTCCGCGCAGACAGTGCCCAGCGTCAGGGCCATGTGCACGTCGCCTTCCACCGAATCACGATAGGTCACCAGGTTGAATTGGCCCAGTTCGCTGTCCAGCGGCTGCTCGGCAATCCGCTGAACGGTACGTTCGTGGATCATCCGGTAGTGAATCAGGTCGGCGATGGTGCCGATCTTGATGTTGTGTTCGGCGGCGAACGCTTCCAGTTCAGCGCGACGGGACATGGTGCCGTCGTCGTTCATCACTTCGCAGATCACCCCGCTCGGCTCGAAACCGGCCATGCGCGCCAGGTCGCAAGCGGCTTCGGTGTGGCCGGCGCGAGCGAGGGTACCGCCAGCCTGGGCCATCAGCGGGAAGATGTGGCCCGGGCTGACGATGTCTTCAGCCTTGGCGTCTTTGGCGGCTGCCGCTTGCACGGTGCGCGCGCGATCGGCGGCGGAGATGCCGGTGGTCACGCCTTCGGCGGCTTCGATCGAGACGGTGAACTTGGTGCCGAAACCGGAACCGTTGCGCGGCGCCATCAGCGGCAGCTTCAACAGTTCGCAGCGCTCGCGGCTCATCGGCATGCAGATCAGGCCACGGGCGTGCTTGGCCATGAAGTTGATGTGTTCGGCCTGGCAGCATTCGGCGGCCATGATCAGGTCGCCTTCGTTCTCGCGGTCTTCGTCATCCATGAGGATGACCATCTTGCCTTGGCGGATGTCTTCAACCAGTTCTTCGATGCTATTGAGCGCCACAAGGCACCCCCTTCAGTCAGGATTTGAGATAGCCGTTTTGGGCCAGAAAGCTTTCGGTGATGGTGCTGCCGGCGGTCTTTTCTGCAGCCTTGTCACCCAGCAGCAGACGCTCCAGATAACGCGCCAGCAAGTCGACTTCGAGATTCACCCGACGGCCCGGCTTGTACGCAGCCATGATGGTTTCGCTGAGGGTGTGTGGAATGATCGTCAGCAGGAATTCGGCGCCATCGACTTCGTTCACGGTCAGGCTGGTGCCGTCGACGGTGATCGAGCCTTTGTGGGCGATGTACTTGGCCAGTTCCTTCGGCGCGCGGATGCGAAATTCCACGGCGCGGGCATTGTCGCTGCGCGAGACCACTTCGCCGACGCCATCGACGTGACCGCTGACCAGATGCCCGCCGAGGCGAGTGGTCGGGGTCAGGGCTTTTTCCAGATTGACCGGGCTGCCGCTTTTCAGGTCATTCATGGCGGTGCAATCAAGGGTTTCGCGGCTGACGTCGGCGGCAAAGCCGTCACCCGGCAACTCGACGGCGGTCAGGCAAACGCCGTTGACCGCGATGCTGTCGCCGAGTTTGACGTCGCTCAGATCGAGCTTGCCGGTTGCGACGTGCACCCGCACATCACCGCCCTTTGGGGTCAGTGCGCGGATACTGCCGATGGATTCGATGATGCCGGTGAACATGGGGTTCTCCTTGAGAACGAGGCCAGCGCTAACGCAATGGCCGGGAATTATACGCGGGCTGAAGGGACAGGGATCGCAGTGACTCGCCAGTCATCGCCCACCGCACGGATTTCAGTGATTTTCAGCTCCGGCGCGTCCTTCATCTGCGCCAGCGGCCAGTCGAGTAACGGACGCGCCGTGGAGCCGAGAAACTTGCCGGCGATGAAGATCACGAATTCGTCGACCAGACCGAGTTGCGCAAAGGCGCCGGCCAGACGCGGACCAGCCTCGACCAGCACCTCGTTGGTGCCACGGTTGGCCAGTTCGATCAGCAGTTGATGCAAATCGACCTGGCCGTCGTCACCCGGCACGATCAGGCATTCCGGGCCGTTGGCGTATTGCTCTTCGACCGCAACACAGGTGGCGACCAGCGCCGGCCCGGCCTTGAAGAACGGCGCATCCAGCGGCACCCGCAAACGGCCGTCGATCAACACGCGCAATGGCGGGCGACTCATGGCCAGCGCAGTTTGTTCGCTGTCGAGACCGAGTTCGTCAGCGCGCACGGTCAGCCGTGCGCCATCGGCCAGCACCGTGTCGGCGCCGGTCAATACCACTGCCGCTTCGGCACGCAAACGCTGCACCGCAGAACGCGCCGCCGTGCCGGTGATCCACTGGCTCTCGCCGCTTTCCATCGCCGTGCGCCCGTCGAGGCTCATGGCCAACTTGACCCGCACGAACGGCAAGCCATGTTCCATGCGTTTCAGAAAACCTTGATTGAGCTTGCGTGCTTCCGCTTCCAGCACCCCACTTTCCGTGGCGATACCGGCCTCGGCCAAGCGCTGCAAACCACGTCCAGCGACTTGCGGATTGGGATCGCGCATCGCCGCCACGACCCGGGCAACGCCAGCGGTCACCAAGGCATCGGCACACGGTGGCGTGCGCCCGTGGTGGCTGCAAGGTTCGAGGGTCACGTACGCCGTCGCGCCCCGGGCCAGTTCACCGGCCGCGCGCAGGGCGTGGACTTCGGCATGGGGTTCGCCGGCGCGCTCATGCCAGCCTTCACCGACAATCTGTCCGTCACGCACCAGCACGCAACCGACCCGCGGATTGGGATGGGTGGTGTAGTGGCCCTTGCGCGCCAGCTCCAGCGCGCGGGCCATGAAATGCGCGTCGAGGATCGCCTGCTCGGCGGCGGTGGTCATTCTTTCACCGGTTCGCGGGCGAGGCGGTCGATCTCTTCGCGGAATTCGTTGAGGTCCTGAAAGCGCTTGTACACCGAAGCGAAACGGATATAGGCGACCTCATCAAGCTTTTGCAGCTCGGCCATCACTAGTTCGCCGACCACGAGGGATTTGACCTCGCGCTCGCCGGTGGCGCGCAGCTTGTGCTTGATGTGGACCAGAGAGGATTCGAGGCGCTCGACGCTGACCGGACGTTTCTCCAGCGCGCGCTGCATGCCGGCGCGGAGTTTTTCTTCGTCGAACGGTTGGCGGCTGCCGTCGGTTTTGATCAGGCGCGGCAACACCAGTTCGGCCGTCTCGAATGTCGTGAAACGTTCGCCGCAGGCCAGGCATTCACGCCGGCGGCGCACCTGTTCGCCCTCGGCGACCAGACGCGAGTCGATGACCTTGGTGTCGTTGGCACCGCAGAAGGGACAGTGCATGGTGGCTGGCAACAAAAAATGGGAGGGCCATGGTAGCGCATCCCCGTGGCAAGACAAGCCATAGGCTTTGCGGTATACAGAACGGCATGATCGTCTGATCCATGGAATTCATTCTGCCGGAGCCTCCAATGCCGTTACGTCCGCTCGTTTTGCTCAGTCTTTTCAGCCTGCTGGTGGCCTGTGGCAGCGACGCACCCAAGCCGCAACCGCCGACGCCAGGCCCCGCGCCACAGCAGGCGCAGAAAAAAGCCAAAGAGGCCGCCGAACTCGGCCCGCTGCCGGCGCATCAGCGCGAATTGAGCGGCACCCTGCAAGGCGTGCCGGCCGGCGCCGAAGTCGAACTGGCGCTGCTGGTGATCGACGAAAAGGACCGCCCGCAGCAACTGCTCGCCAGTTCCAGCCTGATCGGCAACAACCAGATCCTGCCGTTTCACCTGCGTTTCAATCCCGAAGCGTTCCCAGTCGGCGCACGGGTTGAACTGCGTGGTCGGGCCAGCCAGTCCGGGCAACTGATACTGCACCTGCCGTCCCAGACCATCACCCAACCGACCACCCAGGCGTTGGGCCAGCTGCAATTCGTCAAAGCGCCATGACGGCACCGCTCGACCTGCAACAGGCCTTGGGCGAATTGCTCGGCGACGCCAGACTGAAAGCCTGCGCGTTGCCGGGCACTGATTTGCAGCTGTGGCTGATCGACGGCGACAACATGGCCCGCGAGTTCAGTCAGGAAGAAACCCAGCGCATCCTGCACGAACCGCCGTACTGGAGTTTTTGCTGGGCCAGTGGTCTGGCGGTGGCGCGCTATCTGGCGGAGTTTCCCGAATGGGTTCGCGGCAAGCGGGTGCTGGATTTCGGCGCCGGTTCCGGAATTGCCGGGATCGCGGCGGTGAAGGCCGGGGCGCTGGAAGTGGTGGCTTGCGATCTCGATCCGTTGGCGATCGCCGCGTGCCGGGCGAATGCCGAGCTCAATGCTGTGCAGATGAACTACTCGACGGATTTCTTTGCCGAGGCCGATCGCTTCGATCTGATCCTGGTCGCCGACGTGTTGTACGACCGGGCCAATCTGCCGCTGCTCGATGCGTTTCTCAGTCGAGGGCGCGAGGCGCTGGTGGCGGACTCGCGGGTGCGGGATTTTCGTCATCCGCTGTATGAGCGCATTGAAATGCTCGAGGCGATGACCTTGCCGGATCTGGCCGAGCCTGAGGAATTCAGACATGTCAGCCTCTACCATGCGCGGCGCTAGCCAAAAGCTTCGCGAGCAAGCTCGCTCCCACAGTGCTTTGGGTGACCCACACAATCTGCGGATGGCCTCAATCCTGTGGGAGCGAGCTTGCTCGCGAAGGCATCCGCTCAGGCAATACGTTCCTCAAAAGCTGCCCGCTTCCGGCCACCCCCCACCAAGCCGTATAGTTGCTCCATTCAAGCTTCTTCGACGAGATCCCCCATGAGTCAGCAAACGCCGTACATCTTCGACGCCACGACTGCCGATTTCGACCAGTCAGTGATCGAAGCCTCCTTCAACAAACCGGTGCTGGTGGACTTCTGGGCCGAATGGTGTGCGCCGTGCAAGGCGTTGATGCCGATGCTGCAAGGCATTGCCGAGAGCTATCAGGGCGAGTTGCTGCTGGCCAAGGTCAATTGCGACCTCGAGCAGGACATCGTCGCCCGCTTCGGCATTCGCAGCCTGCCGACCGTGGTGCTGTTCAAGGACGGGCAACCGGTCGACGGTTTTGCCGGCGCACAACCGGAATCCGCCGTGCGCGCCCTGCTCGAACCGCATGTGCAGATGCCCCCGCCAGCCGCTGCCGACCCGTTCGAACAGGCCCAGGCGATGTTCGACGACGGTCGCTTCGCCGAGGCCGAAGCGGCGCTGGCCGCCATGCTCAATGAAGACAATACCAATGCCAGGGCGTTGATCCTTTACGCCCGCTGCCTGACCGAACGCGGTGAGCTGGGCGAAGCGCAAACCGTGCTCGACGCAGTCAAGAGCGATGAGCACAAAGCCGCACTCGCTGGTGCCAAGGCGCAGATCCAGTTCCTCGGCCTCGCCCGCGACCTGCCGGACGCCGCTGACCTGAAGAGTCGCCTGGCGCAAAATCCGCAGGATGATGAAGCGGTGTATCAACTGGCGATCCAGCAACTGGCGCGCCAGCAATACGAAGCGGCGCTGGACGCCTTGCTCAAACTGTTCATCCGCAACCGCAGCTACGGCGAAGGCCTGCCGC
This genomic interval from Pseudomonas koreensis contains the following:
- a CDS encoding cobalamin-binding protein; amino-acid sequence: MRRLWLAVLLLALSSPALAALRVVSLAPSLSEIVVELDSADLLVGVLDAGERPAAIANVPSVGRYGQLDMERLLSLQPDLLLLWPGSVGAGQRDQLKRLNIPTFVAEPLTLAQLATQIEAIAGQLGRPERGAKRATELRKQLNDLRQRYRRDEPLRVFYQVWDKPLYTVGGGQIISDALEVCGARNVFADLNLPAPQVSVEAVLQRDPEVIVVGDQAQLGAWKAWPQVAAVRQGRLLLVSDKGLERPSGQMISATAKLCQLIAPDM
- a CDS encoding MFS transporter, with the protein product MTRGQVRRRLSVAWWQYLALALLPLFVLNALFGEGQGLLPVLAMPLFIAGVASMFVSLKYFARYKHALIATQKALDTADEPAAWIALAARRRAALLVASLPAWTGALAVFVGLEAVPLMLLALSTAVLFYLYRIPRQLG
- the ribA gene encoding GTP cyclohydrolase II; this encodes MPVVFVAASKLPTPFAQFTMHGFLDESTGREHVVLSLGEIADGAPVLGRLHSECLTGDALFSQRCDCGSQLEAALQAIAREGRGVLLYLRQEGRGIGLLNKIRAYELQDGGADTVEANERLGFAADQRDYAMCLPMLEHLGVKSLRLMTNNPRKVKALTDMGIVVAERVPLHTGHNPHNKLYLATKASKLDHMMGNEHQGEADRA
- a CDS encoding substrate-binding periplasmic protein yields the protein MLRRGLALLVLALLGTFAHAQAASPVPAVIHLASEEWEDYTAADGHGLAWDVLRKVFEPAGVMLDIRTVPYTRSIGLVQLKEVDALVGSYRDEATQVLYPQWKFDSDHVYALGLASSPPPTQATLGKYRLAWVRGYRYENYLPNIKRFNQIERRTGILLMLKQGRADYYIDALTEVQAVVRDAADPTQYRYSHLAELPLFLGFADTAQARTLMALYDRRMAELVKSGELKPIFEKWQQPYPFNPN
- a CDS encoding phosphatidylglycerophosphatase A family protein: MTDHPKQVPAEFVPPSVWRNPWHFLAFGFGSGTLPKAPGTWGSLVALPFIPLWQMLPDWGYWLMLGITMLFGFWLCGKVADDLRVHDHEGIVWDEMVGMWITLWLVPEGWYWLLAGFLVFRFFDVLKPWPIRWIDKHVHGGVGIMLDDVLAGVFAWAAMQGLVWIFA
- the thiL gene encoding thiamine-phosphate kinase, whose product is MGEFELIRNFFAAAPCAQGGEGVALGIGDDCALLAVPAGEQLAVSTDTLVAGVHFADPCDPFLLGQRSLAVAVSDLAAMGATPVAFTLALTLPTVTADWLQAYARGLNHMAQGCGVSLVGGDTTRGPLSLTVTVFGRVPAGQALTRSGAQAGDLLCVGGELGNAAGALPLVLGQRDAAPEVGQPLLDHYWSPQPQLALGLALRGKATAALDISDGLLADCGHIALASKVRLEIERERVPLSDALVAFLGQRGAERAALSGGDDYVLAFTLPSAELPALQGDGWPIHVIGRVASGDGVVLLDRDGRDITPQIRGYQHFQETP
- the nusB gene encoding transcription antitermination factor NusB; this encodes MISDESDRFNPRDPKPADAGKPSKSAKRREARQLATQALYQWHMARQSLNEIEAQFRVDNDFTDVDGAYFREILHGVPQFKTEIDTALTPCLDLAIEELDPVELAVLRLSTWELLKRVDVPYRVVINEGIELAKVFGSTDGHKFVNGVLDKLAPRLREAEVKAFKR
- the ribH gene encoding 6,7-dimethyl-8-ribityllumazine synthase, giving the protein MTLKTIEGTFIAPKSRYALVVGRFNSFVVESLVSGAVDALVRHGVSESDITIIRAPGAFEIPLVAQKVAQKGEFAAIIALGAVIRGGTPHFEYVAGECTKGLAQVSMEFGVPVAFGVLTVDSIEQAIERSGTKAGNKGAEAALSALEMVSLLAQLEAK
- the ribBA gene encoding bifunctional 3,4-dihydroxy-2-butanone-4-phosphate synthase/GTP cyclohydrolase II → MALNSIEELVEDIRQGKMVILMDDEDRENEGDLIMAAECCQAEHINFMAKHARGLICMPMSRERCELLKLPLMAPRNGSGFGTKFTVSIEAAEGVTTGISAADRARTVQAAAAKDAKAEDIVSPGHIFPLMAQAGGTLARAGHTEAACDLARMAGFEPSGVICEVMNDDGTMSRRAELEAFAAEHNIKIGTIADLIHYRMIHERTVQRIAEQPLDSELGQFNLVTYRDSVEGDVHMALTLGTVCAEEPTLVRVHNMDPLRDLLMVKQPGRWSLRAAMAAVAEAGSGVVLLLGHPLDGDVLLAHIRETADQAPTKKPTTYSIVGAGSQILRDLGVRKMRLMSAPMKFNAISGFDLEVVEYVPSE
- a CDS encoding riboflavin synthase, encoding MFTGIIESIGSIRALTPKGGDVRVHVATGKLDLSDVKLGDSIAVNGVCLTAVELPGDGFAADVSRETLDCTAMNDLKSGSPVNLEKALTPTTRLGGHLVSGHVDGVGEVVSRSDNARAVEFRIRAPKELAKYIAHKGSITVDGTSLTVNEVDGAEFLLTIIPHTLSETIMAAYKPGRRVNLEVDLLARYLERLLLGDKAAEKTAGSTITESFLAQNGYLKS
- the ribD gene encoding bifunctional diaminohydroxyphosphoribosylaminopyrimidine deaminase/5-amino-6-(5-phosphoribosylamino)uracil reductase RibD is translated as MTTAAEQAILDAHFMARALELARKGHYTTHPNPRVGCVLVRDGQIVGEGWHERAGEPHAEVHALRAAGELARGATAYVTLEPCSHHGRTPPCADALVTAGVARVVAAMRDPNPQVAGRGLQRLAEAGIATESGVLEAEARKLNQGFLKRMEHGLPFVRVKLAMSLDGRTAMESGESQWITGTAARSAVQRLRAEAAVVLTGADTVLADGARLTVRADELGLDSEQTALAMSRPPLRVLIDGRLRVPLDAPFFKAGPALVATCVAVEEQYANGPECLIVPGDDGQVDLHQLLIELANRGTNEVLVEAGPRLAGAFAQLGLVDEFVIFIAGKFLGSTARPLLDWPLAQMKDAPELKITEIRAVGDDWRVTAIPVPSARV
- the nrdR gene encoding transcriptional regulator NrdR — encoded protein: MHCPFCGANDTKVIDSRLVAEGEQVRRRRECLACGERFTTFETAELVLPRLIKTDGSRQPFDEEKLRAGMQRALEKRPVSVERLESSLVHIKHKLRATGEREVKSLVVGELVMAELQKLDEVAYIRFASVYKRFQDLNEFREEIDRLAREPVKE
- a CDS encoding YbaY family lipoprotein yields the protein MPLRPLVLLSLFSLLVACGSDAPKPQPPTPGPAPQQAQKKAKEAAELGPLPAHQRELSGTLQGVPAGAEVELALLVIDEKDRPQQLLASSSLIGNNQILPFHLRFNPEAFPVGARVELRGRASQSGQLILHLPSQTITQPTTQALGQLQFVKAP